From one Nothobranchius furzeri strain GRZ-AD chromosome 2, NfurGRZ-RIMD1, whole genome shotgun sequence genomic stretch:
- the LOC139066196 gene encoding trace amine-associated receptor 13c-like, with translation MMEIQIGVEFCFPQLNRSCRRPTPHWSEAVFLNIVLSFFSLITAVLNLLIIISVSYFRRLQKPSNILILSLAVSDFLMGFLIIPFEIFRKTRCWILGDITCLFYYYVSSVSISASIGTIVLISADRYVAICYPLHYPTRITLPRMKFCVCLCWSCVAFYVIFFIKDMLIEPGRSNSCIGECTISVDYLVGTFDLFVSFLFPVTVIIVLYMRVFVVAVTQARAMYSHNRSVTLQLSVQQQTKKSELKAARTLGVLVVVYLMCFCPYYCCFYFIDSFTTTTFITFLLFLGYLNSCLNPLIYAMFYPWFRKAVKHIVTLQILKPGSCEVNIL, from the exons ATGATGGAGATACAGATTGGAGTTGAGTTCTGTTTTCCACAACTAAACAGGTCCTGCAGGAGGCCAACACCTCACTGGTCTGAAGCTGTCTTCCTGAACATCGTGTTGTCCTTCTTCTCTCTGATCACAGCAGTTCTAAACCTCCTCATCATAATCTCAGTCTCCTATTTCAG GAGGCTCCAGAAACCTTCTAACATCCTCATCCTCTCTCTGGCTGTGTCAGATTTCCTTATGGGCTTTTTAATCATTCCATTTGAAATCTTTAGAAAGACAAGATGCTGGATACTCGGTGATATCACATGTTTATTTTACTATTATGTTTCTTCTGTTTCTATCAGTGCTTCAATTGGAACCATTGTTCTCATATCAGCTGATCGCTATGTGGCTATTTGTTACCCTCTGCATTATCCCACCAGAATAACCTTACCAAGAATGAAATTCTGTGTTTGTCTTTGTTGGAGCTGTGTTGCTTTCTATGTAATTTTCTTCATAAAAGATATGCTGATTGAGCCAGGCAGGAGTAATTCCTGCATTGGAGAATGTACAATATCTGTAGATTATCTTGTAGGAACTTTTGATCTGTTTGTATCCTTTTTATTTCCAGTTACAGTCATCATAGTTCTGTATATGAGAGTATTTGTGGTGGCTGTGACTCAGGCTCGTGCCATGTACTCTCACAATAGAAGTGTCACCCTTCAGCTTTCAGTGCAACAACAAACAAAGAAATCAGAGCTAAAAGCAGCCAGAACACTGGGTGTTCTTGTTGTTGTGTATCTGATGTGTTTCTGTCCATATTactgctgcttttattttataGATAGTTTTACAACtacaacatttataacattcttgTTGTTTCTTGGTTATCTTAACTCCTGTCTAAACCCTCTGATCTATGCCATGTTTTATCCCTGGTTCAGAAAAGCTGTTAAACATATTGTAACTTTACAGATCCTGAAGCCCGGCTCCTGTGAGGTCAACATACTGTAG
- the LOC139066195 gene encoding trace amine-associated receptor 13c-like, translated as MIRVTGFCSDSSIHLMMEIQIGVEFCFPQLNRSCRRPTPHWSEAVLLNIVLSFFSLITAVLNLLIIISVSYFRKLQKPANILILSLAVSDFLVGFLIIPFEIFRKTKCWILGDITCLFYYYVSSVSICASIGTIVLISADRYVAICYPLHYPTRITLPRIKRCVCLCWSCAAFYVIFFLKDMLIQPGRSNSCIGECTMSVDYIVGTFDLFISFLFPVTVIIVLYMRVFVVAVTQARAMYSHNRSVTLQHSVQQQTKKSELKAARTLGVLVVAYLICFCPYYCCFYFIDSFTTTTYVSFLFLLMCLNSCLNPLIYAMFYPWFRKAVKHIVTLQILKRGSCEANIL; from the exons ATGATCCGTGTGacagggttctgctcagacaGCAGTATCCATCTGATGATGGAGATACAGATTGGAGTTGAGTTCTGTTTTCCACAACTCAACAGGTCCTGCAGGAGGCCAACACCTCACTGGTCTGAAGCTGTCCTCCTGAACATCGTGTTGTCCTTCTTCTCTCTGATCACAGCAGTTCTAAACCTCCTCATCATAATCTCAGTCTCCTATTTCAG GAAGCTCCAGAAACCTGCTAACATCCTCATCCTCTCTCTGGCTGTGTCAGATTTCCTTGTTGGCTTTTTAATCATTCCATTTGAAATCTTTAGAAAGACAAAATGCTGGATACTCGGTGATATCACATGTTTATTTTACTACTATGTTTCTTCTGTTTCTATCTGTGCTTCAATTGGAACCATTGTTCTCATATCAGCTGATCGCTATGTGGCTATTTGTTACCCTCTGCATTATCCCACCAGAATAACCTTACCAAGAATTAAACGCTGTGTTTGTCTCTGTTGGAGCTGTGCTGCTTTCTATGTAATTTTCTTCTTAAAAGATATGCTGATTCAGCCAGGCAGGAGTAATTCCTGCATTGGAGAATGTACAATGTCTGTAGATTATATTGTAGGAACTTTTGATCTGTTTATATCATTTTTATTTCCAGTTACAGTCATCATAGTTCTGTATATGAGAGTATTTGTGGTGGCTGTGACTCAGGCTCGTGCCATGTACTCTCACAATAGAAGTGTCACCCTTCAGCATTCAGTGCAACAACAAACAAAGAAATCAGAGCTAAAAGCAGCCAGAACACTGGGTGTTCTTGTTGTTGCATATCTAATATGTTTCTGTCCATATTactgctgcttttattttataGATAGTTTTACAACTACAACATATGTATCATTCTTATTCCTTCTCATGTGTCTTAACTCCTGTCTAAACCCTCTGATCTATGCCATGTTTTATCCCTGGTTCAGAAAAGCGGTTAAACATATTGTAACTTTACAGATCCTGAAGCGCGGCTCCTGTGAGGCCAACATACTGTAG